The genomic segment CGCGCTGGAAAGGCCGCCTGGCTCGTGTCACCTACACCGTGCCGCGCGACCGCTACCTGGTGCTGCAAAGCGTCACCGCCCGAGACCTGGTCAATGACAGCGTGCGGCGCGCGTCACTGGTTCCCTTTGTCATGATCGACAACCTGTCCGTCTCTGCGCCCCTCGACCAGAACGGCCTACAGGGAGTGAAACTGTTCGCACCTGGAAGCGTCGTGTCACTGGCGGCGCCGGTCCTCACATCAAGCAGCACGAGTGAGTATGTCCCTGAAATTCTCGTCTCGGGCCTCTTGTTGTCGGAGGACGCCTTCTCGAAGGGAGGCGGTTGGGTCGGCGCCGGCAAGTGAGCCGCCCAATCGCAAGGTCTGAACAAGTTTACTTGACAGGGGAACACTCAAGTCTTTATACATGAAGACTGCCATCCCTCGTTCAGACCGCCCCACGTGGGCCCCCAAGGAGTCTGGTTGTCATGACCGTCGAAACCCCTGCCGCCGAAGAGAAAGGCCAACTGTCCATCCACGCGGAGAACATCCTGCCGATCATCAAGAAATGGCTGTACTCCGACCACGAAATCTTCCTGCGCGAGCTCGTGAGCAATGGCGTGGATGCCGTCAGCAAGTTGAAGCACGTCGCCCTGGTCGAAAACCTGGGAGAACTCGGTCCCTTCCGGGTCGAAGTGCGCCTCGACAAGGACGCCAAAACGCTGACGATCGAGGACAACGGCATCGGCATGACGGCGGATGAAGTGCGCCAGTACATCAACACGGTGGCCTTCTCCGGTGCGCAGGACTTCGTGCAGCGCTACCAGGTCGACGCCGAGAAGAACGCCATCATCGGCCACTTCGGCCTGGGCTTCTACTCCGCCTTCATGGTGGCCAACAAGGTCGAGATCCACACGCTGAGCTACAAGGCCGAGGCGCAGGCCTGCCATTGGGTCAGCGAGGGCGGCCTCGACTTCACGCTGTCCCCCAGCGACAAGGCGGAGCGCGGCACGCGCATCACGCTGCATCTCGACGAGGAAAACCAGGAGTTCCTGGAAGCGGTGCGCGTGCGCCACGTGCTGGAGAAGTACGCCCGCTACCTGCCGGTGGAAATCCTGCTCGACGGCGCCCACATCAACGGACAGGTCCCGATCTGGACGCAGTCGCCCACCAGCCTGAAAGACGAAGACTACCTGACTTTCTTCCGGGCGGCCTACCCCTTCGAGGAGGAGCCGCTGTTCTGGATCCACCTCAACGTGGATTATCCCTTCCGCTTGCAGGGCGTGCTGTTCTTCCCCAAGCTGAAGCACGAATTCGACGTCTCGAAGGGGCAGGTGCAGCTCTACTGCAACAACGTCTTCGTGACGGAGAACGTTCAGGATGTGATTCCGCGCTACCTGATGGTTCTCAAGGGCATGATCGACTGTCCGGACATCCCACTCAACGTGAGCCGTTCCATGCTGCAGAACGACCCTTACGTGAAGAAGATTGCGGGCCACATCACCAAGAAGGTGGCCGATCGCCTGCTGCAGCTGTACCGCACCCAGCGCGAGCAATACGAAGGCTACTGGGACGACATCCATCCCTTCGTGAAGTTCGGCATGCTCGAAGACGAGAAGTTCTTCGAAGCCGCCGAGGAGGCCGTCATCTTCCGCAGCACGGAAGGCAGCTTCACGACCGTCTCGGAGTACCTCGCGCGCAACGAGGAAAAGGCCAAGAACCAGGTCTACTACGCCGAGGCAGGTGACACCCAGACGACCTACGTGGAACTCTTCAAGTCGCAAGGACTTGAAGCGCTCTACACCCAAGGACCGCTCGACGTGCACTTCATCCACCTGCTCGAAAGCAAGAACCGTGAGGTCAAGTGGGTGCGCGTGGATGCGGGGCTCAGTGACCAGCTGGTCGACAAGAACGCCGCGCAGCTGCTCGATGCCGATGGCAAGACCCAGGACGAGAAGCTCAAGGAAACGGCCGAGCGGCTGCTGAAGGAGCGCGGCGTGGCGATCGAGGTGCAGCGCCTGAAGTCCGAAGACATCTCCGGCCTGATCACGCAGGGGGAGATGGAGCGTCGCCTGTCGGACATGTCGGCGATGTGGAAGGACCGCATGGAGCTGCCCACGCGCAAGACCCTGGTGCTCAACGCCAACAGCCCGGTGGTGCAGAAGATCCTGGTCAGCTCGGATGACGCGCAGGCCCGCGATCTGGCCGAGCACGTCCACGATCTGGCGCGCCTGGCCCACGAGGGGCTGAAAGGCGAGGAACTCAGCCGCTTCATCGCCCGGACGCACAAGCTGCTCGGCAGCTGAGCCTGCGCGCGAACGCGCCTCCTGATCCGAAGCGCCCCGCCAAGCTGGCGGGGCGCTCGTTTCGTGACAGGGGCCAGGCGGGATGGGCGTCTCGGCCAACCGCGAAGGGCTTGCCCTTGAGCCCTCGCCCAGGCTAGAAGCCGTAGTTCAGCCGCAGGGCCGAAACGGGCGCCAGGCCCGCCCCCTCCAGCCGGACGCCGACCCCCAGCTGCAGGTGAACGCTTTCATCGTGGTCCCAGCGCAGCTGCGGCAGCAGGTCGAGTCGCCCCCAGCCGCCGGGCTGCTGTTGCCAGTTGGCCTCGCCGCCCACGATCCAGGCATCGGACAGATGAAAGAAGAGACTGCCGTTAGCCAGCGCAGCCAGGCGCGTTTCAGCCTCTTCGCGGCGGCCACGCCCACCGGCCACCAGCAGGGCCGTCCAGTCCGGGTGAGGGCGCAGCGCGGTGACCCAGGAGAGGCCGGCTTCCGCCTCGCCCCGCTCCGGCTGGAAGCCGCCCAGCAGGTGAAA from the Candidatus Sericytochromatia bacterium genome contains:
- the htpG gene encoding molecular chaperone HtpG: MTVETPAAEEKGQLSIHAENILPIIKKWLYSDHEIFLRELVSNGVDAVSKLKHVALVENLGELGPFRVEVRLDKDAKTLTIEDNGIGMTADEVRQYINTVAFSGAQDFVQRYQVDAEKNAIIGHFGLGFYSAFMVANKVEIHTLSYKAEAQACHWVSEGGLDFTLSPSDKAERGTRITLHLDEENQEFLEAVRVRHVLEKYARYLPVEILLDGAHINGQVPIWTQSPTSLKDEDYLTFFRAAYPFEEEPLFWIHLNVDYPFRLQGVLFFPKLKHEFDVSKGQVQLYCNNVFVTENVQDVIPRYLMVLKGMIDCPDIPLNVSRSMLQNDPYVKKIAGHITKKVADRLLQLYRTQREQYEGYWDDIHPFVKFGMLEDEKFFEAAEEAVIFRSTEGSFTTVSEYLARNEEKAKNQVYYAEAGDTQTTYVELFKSQGLEALYTQGPLDVHFIHLLESKNREVKWVRVDAGLSDQLVDKNAAQLLDADGKTQDEKLKETAERLLKERGVAIEVQRLKSEDISGLITQGEMERRLSDMSAMWKDRMELPTRKTLVLNANSPVVQKILVSSDDAQARDLAEHVHDLARLAHEGLKGEELSRFIARTHKLLGS